A region from the Methanolacinia paynteri genome encodes:
- a CDS encoding manganese efflux pump MntP: MDTLFIFAIAVGLAMDAFAVSVSAGVCERSNKFPISIKLAVVFGGFQAGMCILGWFAGRNFNDLISSYDHWLAFILLLAIGLKMVYEGFYGTEEKVFDLTAPLVLIVLGIATSIDSLAVGLSFAFLDMDILAPAFIIGIVTLVLSLAGFNLGGKFGDMIGKRAEIIGGCILVLLGIKILLEGL, translated from the coding sequence ATGGATACATTATTCATTTTTGCCATAGCTGTGGGGCTTGCCATGGATGCCTTTGCAGTATCTGTATCTGCAGGGGTATGCGAGAGATCAAATAAATTTCCGATTTCAATAAAACTGGCAGTTGTATTCGGAGGATTTCAGGCAGGGATGTGTATCCTCGGCTGGTTTGCCGGAAGAAACTTCAATGATCTCATATCAAGTTACGATCACTGGCTCGCATTCATTCTTCTCCTGGCAATCGGCCTGAAGATGGTTTATGAAGGATTCTACGGGACTGAAGAGAAGGTATTTGATCTGACTGCCCCTTTGGTCCTTATTGTCCTTGGCATTGCCACAAGTATCGATTCTCTTGCAGTTGGACTTTCATTCGCATTTCTGGATATGGATATTCTTGCTCCTGCATTTATTATCGGGATCGTAACACTGGTTCTGTCTCTGGCAGGGTTTAACCTTGGCGGAAAATTCGGCGATATGATCGGGAAGAGGGCGGAGATAATCGGAGGATGCATACTGGTTCTCCTCGGAATAAAAATTCTTCTGGAAGGCCTTTAG
- the cbiQ gene encoding cobalt ECF transporter T component CbiQ, whose amino-acid sequence MIEELYAIEKLAMGNSPIHILDSRIKIIICFAAIIAMVAYPYSVSVWIPGLLFFLFFLMLWVISELPVTTYLKRLVLILPFGIFIILFQIFFENSHYDTFTVLVSLPLGINIYSESVEFAAILFVKFSVCISFIILLSSTTPMQNLLTGARRLGLPPEFALVIGLMIRYLFVFAEMFGRVMNVFETKCFNSFDRSLPYKYRLKILGYTVGTMFIRSYEQGERTYISMLCRGYSKDSYLHVSKKEIKPAEWIIVCIALMFIIMVPLVGYFSGV is encoded by the coding sequence ATGATCGAAGAACTGTATGCCATAGAAAAACTGGCAATGGGAAACAGTCCCATACACATTCTCGATTCGAGAATAAAGATCATAATCTGTTTTGCCGCAATTATTGCAATGGTTGCATATCCATATTCTGTTTCAGTATGGATTCCGGGACTGCTCTTTTTTTTATTCTTCCTGATGCTCTGGGTGATCTCGGAGCTGCCCGTAACAACATACCTGAAAAGGCTGGTCCTGATCCTGCCTTTCGGGATATTTATAATACTCTTCCAGATTTTCTTTGAAAACAGTCACTATGATACGTTTACAGTGCTGGTGTCCCTTCCGCTGGGCATAAACATATACAGCGAATCCGTCGAATTCGCCGCGATATTGTTTGTAAAATTCAGTGTATGCATCTCCTTCATCATTCTTCTTTCATCAACCACCCCGATGCAGAACCTTCTCACAGGAGCCAGAAGGCTGGGGCTCCCACCGGAATTCGCCCTTGTAATCGGCCTCATGATCAGGTACCTGTTCGTCTTTGCAGAGATGTTCGGCAGGGTGATGAATGTTTTCGAGACAAAATGCTTCAACTCCTTCGACAGATCCCTGCCGTACAAGTACAGGCTGAAGATACTCGGGTATACTGTGGGAACGATGTTCATCAGGTCGTACGAACAGGGAGAGAGGACATATATCAGTATGCTATGTCGGGGCTACTCGAAGGATTCATACCTTCATGTCAGCAAAAAAGAGATCAAACCGGCGGAATGGATTATTGTCTGTATTGCCCTCATGTTCATTATCATGGTTCCGCTGGTTGGATATTTTTCAGGAGTCTAA
- a CDS encoding ATP-binding cassette domain-containing protein, which produces MHILETRNLKYSYNNDIEALKGINFIAGRKQKIAIIGANGAGKSTLFKHFNGILTPSSGEVLVHGEPISKSNLKEIRKTVGIVFQNSDDQVFSPTVEEDIAFGPTNLGLDEETIQHRVNETLKLLSIEHLRDRVPHHLSGGEKKRVAIAGVLAMEPQVIVLDEPTAGLDPSGVKDLIGFLNELPEKYGMTIIFSTHSVELVPEIADYVYVLDKGAIVAQGGVRDVFGNEDHLNEMGLEAPVFPRLIKSLNRRGMNIDMAFTFDETEEAISREFSRLK; this is translated from the coding sequence ATGCATATTCTGGAAACCCGAAACCTGAAGTACTCCTATAATAACGACATAGAGGCACTGAAGGGAATAAATTTTATCGCCGGCAGAAAGCAGAAGATCGCGATAATAGGTGCGAACGGCGCAGGCAAGAGCACCCTGTTCAAGCACTTCAACGGAATCCTGACACCTTCCTCCGGCGAAGTCCTCGTCCACGGGGAGCCTATATCAAAATCCAATTTAAAGGAGATAAGGAAGACCGTAGGGATCGTTTTCCAGAACTCGGATGACCAGGTCTTCTCTCCGACCGTTGAAGAGGATATTGCATTTGGACCAACCAATCTCGGCCTTGATGAAGAGACAATTCAGCACAGGGTAAACGAGACACTAAAACTCCTTTCGATCGAACATCTAAGGGACAGGGTTCCGCATCATCTCAGCGGAGGAGAGAAAAAAAGAGTAGCAATTGCAGGAGTCCTTGCGATGGAGCCCCAGGTTATTGTCCTCGACGAGCCCACAGCAGGACTCGATCCCAGCGGGGTAAAAGATCTGATAGGCTTTCTGAATGAGCTTCCGGAAAAATACGGCATGACGATTATCTTCTCCACGCATTCCGTAGAACTTGTACCGGAAATTGCCGATTATGTATATGTTCTGGATAAAGGGGCGATTGTTGCGCAGGGAGGAGTCAGGGATGTATTCGGCAACGAAGACCATCTAAACGAAATGGGCCTGGAGGCACCTGTATTCCCAAGACTGATCAAATCTCTCAACAGGAGAGGAATGAATATCGATATGGCATTTACATTTGATGAAACAGAAGAGGCCATTTCAAGGGAATTCAGCAGATTGAAATGA
- a CDS encoding PDGLE domain-containing protein gives MMDNKKFMVIGIIVALIIGILAVFLASGDPDGLESTALVVQDEKSILGASPEDGDAEAIGAGTFTYESPLPDYTMGESAGTAGAIVALIIGIFITFGLIIGVTWAVTSKTSKS, from the coding sequence ATGATGGACAACAAGAAATTCATGGTCATAGGCATCATCGTCGCCCTGATTATTGGAATCCTGGCGGTATTCCTTGCATCCGGCGATCCCGACGGTCTGGAGAGCACTGCTCTTGTAGTTCAGGATGAAAAATCTATTCTCGGTGCATCGCCCGAAGACGGGGATGCCGAGGCAATAGGTGCCGGAACATTCACATATGAATCTCCGCTTCCCGACTATACGATGGGTGAAAGTGCTGGTACGGCAGGTGCTATTGTCGCCCTGATCATAGGAATCTTCATCACCTTCGGTCTGATCATAGGCGTAACCTGGGCGGTCACATCAAAAACCTCAAAATCATAG
- the cbiM gene encoding cobalt transporter CbiM, whose amino-acid sequence MHIPDAFMPLPQAAVYWLLAIIFIALALKWARKELNEDKIPLVAVLAAGIFAIQAFNLPVGMGTSGHLVGGALAAIVLGSPYAAVFILTIVLIIQGVIFGDGGITTMGANIINMGVIGGFVGFYSFQGLKSVTKNVYISAGIAAWLACFIAALACAIEMAIAGTFPLIAGMTAMGLYHAAIGVIEGIITAVAIYLIHNVRPDLLSFDTKSGTEAPA is encoded by the coding sequence ATGCATATTCCTGACGCATTTATGCCGCTGCCACAAGCAGCAGTTTACTGGTTGCTGGCAATAATTTTTATTGCCCTCGCACTCAAATGGGCGCGAAAAGAATTGAATGAAGATAAAATTCCTCTTGTTGCTGTACTTGCCGCTGGAATTTTTGCCATACAGGCCTTTAACCTGCCTGTAGGTATGGGAACCTCGGGGCATCTTGTAGGAGGAGCCCTCGCTGCAATAGTCCTCGGTTCTCCATACGCAGCAGTGTTCATACTGACGATTGTCCTTATCATCCAGGGAGTAATATTCGGCGACGGAGGAATTACCACCATGGGTGCCAACATCATCAACATGGGCGTTATCGGTGGTTTTGTTGGATTTTATTCGTTCCAGGGACTCAAATCCGTTACAAAGAACGTTTATATCTCGGCCGGAATTGCAGCATGGCTTGCATGCTTCATAGCCGCGCTTGCATGCGCAATTGAGATGGCAATCGCCGGAACATTCCCGCTCATTGCCGGAATGACAGCAATGGGCCTCTACCATGCTGCAATAGGCGTGATTGAAGGTATCATCACTGCAGTTGCAATATACCTCATACATAATGTAAGACCGGATCTCCTGTCATTTGACACGAAAAGCGGTACGGAGGCGCCGGCATGA
- the glmM gene encoding phosphoglucosamine mutase produces MASEKAEKKLFGTNGARGVTGKDMTPDLVMRIGLSLSKIREGKIAVGMDTRTSGPSLKSAIKAGLLAGGCDVVDLGILPTPALQYIVKSHFDAGAVITASHNPPEYNGVKIIDSDGTEFSDEDTIKLEEILFSGDYELKEWTGVGKESCAFEMLDEYTDAICSRIEKLEKQLTVAVDPGSGPACLTTEKILTGIGCRVHTINGQMDGFFPGRLPEPSPEGLKPLAELVLATNSAFGVAHDGDADRAVFIDDKGEYLEENEEFALMQKYACRNNPGGVVVTPVSTSKVAEIIAAEYNCRVEYTRVGSISVARKMIELAENGENVVFGGEGNGGLIFPGHQHCRDGGMTAAAMASLISTEGKPLSELRKDLPKLMMLKDKIFSDNHAEILKKATESFSGEEIDLTDGVRINRKDGSWALLRPSGTEPFMRLYVEAPEKEAAESFREDILKSIN; encoded by the coding sequence ATGGCTTCAGAAAAAGCAGAAAAGAAATTATTCGGAACAAACGGTGCAAGAGGGGTTACCGGAAAGGACATGACACCCGATCTTGTCATGAGAATCGGTCTTTCACTGAGCAAAATAAGAGAAGGAAAGATTGCAGTCGGCATGGACACCCGGACTTCAGGCCCCTCCCTGAAATCTGCCATAAAAGCCGGACTGCTTGCCGGTGGATGCGATGTCGTCGACCTGGGAATTTTACCCACACCGGCCCTGCAGTATATTGTTAAATCTCATTTCGATGCAGGCGCCGTGATTACCGCATCCCATAATCCCCCTGAATATAACGGCGTTAAAATAATCGATTCGGACGGAACGGAATTCAGCGATGAAGATACGATAAAACTTGAAGAGATCCTCTTCTCGGGCGACTATGAGCTCAAAGAATGGACAGGAGTGGGAAAGGAATCCTGTGCATTCGAGATGCTTGATGAATACACTGATGCTATATGCAGCCGGATTGAAAAACTGGAAAAACAGCTGACCGTTGCAGTCGATCCCGGATCCGGTCCCGCATGCCTGACGACCGAAAAAATTCTCACCGGAATCGGATGCAGGGTTCATACTATAAACGGGCAAATGGACGGATTCTTCCCTGGAAGACTGCCTGAACCCTCACCCGAGGGTTTAAAGCCCCTTGCAGAACTTGTTCTGGCAACAAATTCCGCCTTCGGAGTAGCGCATGACGGAGATGCGGACAGGGCCGTATTCATAGACGACAAAGGTGAATACCTTGAAGAAAACGAAGAGTTCGCCCTCATGCAGAAATATGCCTGCCGCAACAACCCCGGGGGAGTTGTCGTAACACCTGTCAGTACTTCAAAAGTTGCAGAAATTATCGCCGCTGAATACAACTGCCGTGTCGAGTATACAAGAGTCGGAAGCATCTCTGTTGCAAGAAAGATGATTGAGCTTGCAGAAAACGGGGAAAATGTCGTATTCGGCGGAGAAGGAAACGGCGGACTGATATTCCCCGGACACCAGCACTGCCGTGACGGAGGGATGACTGCGGCAGCAATGGCATCTTTGATCTCAACAGAAGGAAAACCACTCTCTGAATTAAGAAAAGACCTGCCAAAACTCATGATGCTCAAGGATAAGATATTCAGCGACAATCATGCCGAAATTCTGAAGAAAGCGACCGAATCATTTTCAGGTGAAGAGATCGATCTTACCGACGGAGTAAGAATTAACAGAAAAGACGGCAGCTGGGCGCTGCTCCGCCCGTCTGGAACGGAGCCGTTTATGAGATTATATGTAGAGGCGCCTGAAAAAGAAGCAGCAGAGTCATTCAGGGAAGATATCCTGAAATCAATAAACTAA
- a CDS encoding DUF5806 family protein — protein MEEEPESQDFNNIDPVEVDPEKDEIEQPDPVDIPNIDINNEETDDTADNNETTEPGILNLNEIDDQMDQPEKKPLSEEDLERINKYKKFKKVDGSAYRRVNQFLRKHTYITAREWAIARLCSDFTTRGGAEMTFIGENLPDLVPFMIDTYTPQAVNQARSSFKRKVRKSGATFFYGALCGFFTADELDDILFESSEIARFLLEIEGTAVDIDDEIDIEDRITEVMRSVAEAASMLRTGSSPNSGNSEKREMKISLDEPEDDDEEYTDDINE, from the coding sequence ATGGAAGAAGAACCTGAATCTCAGGATTTCAATAACATAGATCCGGTGGAGGTCGATCCTGAAAAGGACGAAATCGAACAGCCCGACCCTGTCGATATACCGAATATCGATATAAATAACGAAGAGACGGATGATACCGCAGACAACAACGAAACAACAGAACCCGGGATCCTTAATCTAAACGAAATTGATGATCAAATGGATCAGCCTGAAAAGAAACCCCTCTCAGAAGAGGACCTTGAAAGAATAAACAAATATAAAAAATTCAAAAAGGTCGACGGTTCTGCATACAGGCGTGTGAACCAGTTCCTCAGAAAACACACATATATCACTGCAAGAGAATGGGCAATCGCCAGACTATGTTCCGATTTTACAACAAGGGGCGGAGCAGAGATGACATTTATCGGCGAAAACCTTCCCGATCTCGTCCCGTTCATGATCGATACATATACTCCGCAGGCAGTCAACCAGGCCAGAAGCTCATTCAAACGAAAGGTACGGAAATCAGGTGCAACCTTTTTTTATGGAGCATTATGCGGTTTTTTCACAGCCGACGAACTGGACGACATACTGTTTGAATCCAGTGAAATCGCCCGTTTCCTCCTTGAGATCGAGGGTACTGCCGTAGACATCGACGATGAGATAGATATCGAAGACAGGATTACCGAAGTGATGAGAAGCGTGGCCGAAGCCGCATCCATGCTCAGAACCGGCAGTTCCCCGAATTCCGGCAATTCGGAAAAAAGAGAAATGAAAATATCCCTGGATGAACCTGAAGATGACGATGAAGAATACACTGATGACATCAATGAATGA
- the xerA gene encoding site-specific tyrosine recombinase/integron integrase, which translates to MEGDYFSEWLKRFSHHLRMRNFSPRTIASYEGAVKKFGYYLWIRRNMGQEKLVIYWNDLANARLDTEIDTTPMMINDFLAFLTSLRDYKATTLQRIISSLSSFYRYCYTQGVVDSNPLAAIDRPKIKEKELRYLKHNQVLSLFNSINNERDRLIIRTIYATGVRVSELCSINIEDIDFEDRVIRVKGKGGKIRTVFIDEDTLQDINHYTSGRISGPLFEGQQGKNISPRTVQHIFERYAPAGITPHKIRHSYASELYRRSKNLRVVQENLGHSSIQTTEVYLHTDIDERREVYKKYFPLSKE; encoded by the coding sequence ATGGAAGGGGATTATTTCTCTGAATGGCTCAAAAGGTTCAGTCATCACCTTAGAATGAGGAATTTTTCCCCGAGAACGATAGCCAGTTACGAGGGAGCAGTAAAGAAATTCGGTTACTACCTGTGGATAAGACGAAACATGGGCCAGGAGAAACTGGTAATCTACTGGAACGATCTTGCAAACGCCAGACTGGATACTGAGATCGATACTACACCGATGATGATCAACGATTTTCTTGCATTTCTGACTTCATTGCGAGACTACAAAGCAACCACGCTTCAACGGATCATCTCCTCCCTAAGTTCATTCTACAGGTACTGCTATACCCAGGGAGTAGTTGATTCGAACCCCCTTGCTGCCATCGACAGGCCGAAGATAAAAGAAAAAGAGCTGAGATACCTTAAACACAACCAGGTCTTATCGCTCTTTAATTCGATAAACAACGAAAGAGACAGACTTATTATAAGAACGATCTATGCAACGGGAGTCCGTGTCTCGGAACTTTGTTCGATAAATATCGAGGACATCGATTTCGAGGATCGCGTCATCAGGGTGAAAGGAAAAGGAGGTAAAATCCGGACCGTTTTCATCGACGAGGACACACTGCAGGACATTAATCATTACACATCAGGAAGGATCTCAGGGCCGCTTTTCGAAGGACAGCAGGGAAAGAACATATCCCCGCGAACGGTTCAACACATATTCGAAAGATACGCTCCTGCAGGGATCACACCGCATAAGATAAGGCACAGTTATGCAAGCGAATTATACCGAAGGTCCAAAAATTTGCGGGTTGTCCAGGAGAACCTGGGCCACAGTTCGATCCAGACAACCGAGGTATACCTGCATACGGATATAGATGAGAGAAGAGAGGTTTATAAGAAATATTTCCCTCTTTCAAAGGAATAA